One genomic region from Clostridium saccharobutylicum DSM 13864 encodes:
- a CDS encoding YmfQ family protein → MISNYVPPFLLKSSILKKLYENQQNEIDDINLDIEDLLNQCYVQTATWGLKYWEEELGIVTNTQKTYEERRNKILSKLRGQGTATVQAIKSIAETYADTADVIENNPNYSFLIDLVSNKGFPYAITDLEETIHEIKPAHLQANYKMTSKTNDVFNVRAFMLCGEEIRVFPYQITQIKSTGKINVAIGQTSGAETITILPKGGI, encoded by the coding sequence ATGATTAGTAATTATGTACCACCTTTTTTATTAAAATCATCAATATTAAAAAAATTATATGAGAATCAACAAAATGAAATTGATGATATTAACTTAGATATTGAAGATTTATTAAATCAATGTTATGTGCAAACCGCTACATGGGGTCTTAAATATTGGGAAGAAGAACTAGGAATAGTTACAAACACCCAAAAGACCTATGAGGAAAGAAGAAATAAAATACTTTCTAAATTAAGAGGGCAAGGAACTGCAACAGTACAGGCTATTAAATCAATTGCTGAAACTTATGCAGATACAGCAGATGTAATAGAAAATAACCCAAATTATTCTTTCTTAATAGATTTGGTATCCAATAAGGGATTTCCTTATGCAATAACAGATTTAGAAGAAACAATACATGAGATTAAACCTGCACATTTACAGGCAAATTATAAAATGACTTCAAAAACTAATGATGTTTTTAATGTTAGAGCCTTTATGTTATGTGGCGAAGAAATAAGGGTTTTTCCTTATCAAATAACTCAAATTAAAAGCACAGGAAAAATAAATGTAGCAATTGGACAAACAAGTGGAGCTGAAACAATAACAATACTACCGAAAGGGGGAATTTAA